One window from the genome of Anopheles coluzzii chromosome X, AcolN3, whole genome shotgun sequence encodes:
- the LOC120949888 gene encoding uncharacterized protein K02A2.6-like has translation MAVAKSPPLLEPKFWPKTTKPWERVHIDYAGPVDGAYFLIVVDAFSKWPEVMKTITTTTTATISMLRSIFARFGMPEKLVSDNGAQFTSDAFKDYCKQSGIEHIKTPPFYPQSNGQAERFVDTMKRALKKIQSEDISTETALDTFLQTYRSTPHPALNQRTPAEVLFNRNIRIPLDLIHPTTTTHSEVDQRDDQQPPAARQFQPGDAVYMKHYSRNAWQWIPGMVSKRIGSVMYEIITDGNRPHRRHTNQMRARTSSGREHLAGDSTKHQLPLDILTEVAPTPWAPTPKAPIPVERNNVPSSTSQRFSSDRSPTQQIVQPLPSASKTSIRQPIQPPRRSSRLRRPPRRLDGYRLY, from the coding sequence ATGGCAGTCGCAAAATCACCACCTTTACTAGAACCAAAGTTTTGGCCAAAGACCACCAAACCGTGGGAAAGAGTGCATATAGACTATGCAGGACCAGTTGATGGAGCTTACTTTTTGATCGTGGTTGACGCATTCTCAAAGTGGCCTGAAGTTATGAAGACAATCACCACAACCACTACAGCTACCATTTCGATGCTGCGAAGCATCTTTGCACGTTTTGGCATGCCTGAAAAACTAGTCAGCGATAACGGAGCCCAATTTACAAGCGACGCGTTTAAAGATTACTGCAAGCAAAGTGGCATTGAACATATTAAAACACCGCCGTTTTACCCACAGTCTAATGGGCAAGCAGAGCGCTTTGTGGATACTATGAAAAGAGCCCTGAAGAAAATCCAATCAGAGGATATATCCACTGAAACGGCACTCGACACCTTCCTGCAAACATATCGCTCAACTCCGCACCCTGCACTTAACCAACGCACGCCAGCTGAAGTGttatttaatcgaaacattAGAATTCCCTTAGATCTGATACACCCAACTACAACAACACATTCCGAAGTCGACCAACGAGATGATCAGCAACCGCCAGCAGCTAGACAGTTTCAACCTGGAGATGCTGTCTATATGAAACATTATTCGCGCAATGCTTGGCAGTGGATTCCCGGAATGGTATCGAAACGGATCGGAAGCGTAATGTACGAGATTATCACCGATGGAAATCGCCCTCATCGTCGACATACCAATCAAATGCGCGCACGTACATCGAGTGGCCGAGAACATCTTGCCGGCGACTCAACTAAGCATCAGCTGCCGCTTGATATTCTTACGGAAGTGGCACCGACACCGTGGGCACCGACACCAAAGGCACCGATACCCGTGGAACGGAACAACGTTCCGTCCAGCACATCACAACGTTTTTCTTCCGATAGGTCCCCAACGCAGCAGATTGTACAACCTCTACCATCTGCATCCAAGACCAGCATCAGACAGCCGATACAACCGCCACGCCGATCTTCTAGGCTTAGAAGACCTCCGCGTAGGCTCGATGGATATCGGCTATACtaa